A stretch of Bradyrhizobium sp. CCBAU 53338 DNA encodes these proteins:
- a CDS encoding SDR family oxidoreductase, with product MTQRTILVLGASGLIGRFITDDLRARGFRVVGLARKLSPPQRMSTLDLELPILTLDTAALMRLMSEHAVDVVVNCLGVLQDGPGGNTSAVHRDLVARLLQTIAGSGRAIRLVHISIPGTAEADRTAFATTKREADRLIAASGIPHAILRPGFVVAPSAYGGSAMLRALAALPLDLPAKEMATPFQPVAVDDISATIAWLAARDIEDTSVKAVNWDLMQSGPITMAGVIEQFRFAFGTAGWPHVAMPPFMLDLGARLGDLASTLGWMSPMRSTAIAELRRGVTGDPSAWTAATGIVPKTLADTIGRHPATIQDKWFARLFLIKALILASLIAFWLVSGFIALFVSYRAAAGILTAHDFPPALVDPVTIGTSLMDMSIGVLIAFRRTAAVGLAAGIIASLGYMFGAAILTPDLWIEPLGALVKTGPAIVLMLVALLTLDNR from the coding sequence ATGACCCAGCGAACCATTCTTGTGCTTGGCGCCTCCGGTTTGATCGGCCGATTCATCACCGATGACCTGCGCGCGCGAGGGTTTCGCGTGGTTGGCCTCGCACGAAAGCTGTCGCCGCCGCAGAGGATGAGCACGCTCGATCTCGAGCTGCCGATCCTGACGCTCGATACGGCCGCGCTGATGCGCCTGATGAGCGAGCATGCCGTGGATGTCGTCGTGAACTGCCTCGGTGTGCTCCAGGACGGGCCCGGCGGCAACACTAGCGCCGTGCATCGCGATTTGGTTGCGCGTCTGCTTCAGACCATCGCCGGCAGCGGCCGCGCGATCCGGCTGGTGCATATCTCGATCCCCGGCACTGCGGAAGCCGATCGCACTGCCTTCGCCACGACCAAGCGCGAAGCCGACCGGCTGATTGCGGCATCGGGCATTCCCCACGCCATCCTGCGGCCCGGTTTCGTGGTGGCGCCGTCGGCCTATGGCGGCAGCGCCATGCTGCGCGCGCTTGCGGCCCTCCCGCTGGATCTTCCGGCTAAGGAGATGGCGACGCCATTCCAGCCCGTCGCAGTCGATGATATCTCCGCAACCATCGCCTGGCTCGCGGCGCGCGATATCGAAGATACGTCCGTAAAGGCGGTGAACTGGGACTTGATGCAATCCGGGCCGATCACGATGGCCGGTGTCATCGAGCAATTCCGATTTGCCTTCGGCACGGCCGGCTGGCCGCATGTCGCGATGCCGCCCTTCATGCTCGATCTCGGCGCAAGACTTGGCGATCTCGCCAGCACGCTCGGCTGGATGTCGCCGATGCGCTCCACCGCGATCGCCGAGCTGCGCCGCGGCGTAACGGGTGATCCCTCGGCCTGGACCGCCGCCACGGGGATCGTACCGAAAACGCTGGCTGACACGATCGGGCGCCATCCCGCCACCATCCAGGACAAATGGTTCGCGCGGCTGTTCCTGATCAAGGCGCTGATCCTTGCCAGCCTGATCGCGTTCTGGCTGGTGTCCGGCTTCATCGCATTGTTCGTGTCCTACCGCGCTGCTGCCGGTATCCTGACCGCGCACGACTTCCCGCCCGCGCTGGTCGATCCCGTCACCATCGGCACCAGCCTGATGGACATGAGCATCGGCGTGCTGATCGCCTTCCGCCGCACGGCTGCGGTCGGCCTGGCTGCGGGCATCATAGCCTCGCTCGGCTATATGTTCGGCGCGGCAATCCTGACACCGGATCTCTGGATCGAGCCGCTCGGTGCGTTGGTGAAGACCGGGCCTGCGATCGTGCTGATGCTGGTCGCGCTTTTGACGCTGGATAATCGCTAA
- a CDS encoding thiol-disulfide oxidoreductase DCC family protein translates to MSKWSDDDVILYDGVCIFCSCWVRFVAARDAAKRFRFTPIQSDYGAKLARTFGIDPDDPDTNAVVHGGEAFVKSDAALTVLSQLPGWGWVRMLFAVPKPLRDPVYSLIARNRYRIFGKYDACFVPDAELRARVIE, encoded by the coding sequence ATGAGCAAGTGGTCCGACGATGACGTGATCCTGTACGACGGCGTCTGCATCTTCTGCTCGTGCTGGGTGAGGTTCGTCGCGGCGCGCGACGCGGCCAAGCGGTTTCGCTTCACGCCGATCCAGTCGGACTATGGCGCGAAGCTCGCGCGGACCTTCGGCATCGATCCCGATGATCCTGACACTAATGCCGTCGTCCACGGCGGCGAAGCGTTCGTGAAATCGGACGCCGCGCTGACAGTGCTGTCGCAGCTTCCCGGCTGGGGCTGGGTGCGGATGCTGTTCGCCGTACCGAAGCCGCTGCGCGACCCCGTCTACAGCCTCATCGCGCGCAACCGCTATCGCATCTTCGGGAAGTACGACGCGTGCTTCGTGCCCGATGCGGAGCTGCGGGCGCGCGTGATCGAGTAG
- a CDS encoding NAD(P)/FAD-dependent oxidoreductase — MSLPSSVDVAIIGAGAAGLGAAHALAGSSLCVIVLEARNRLGGRAWTVQASPDVTFDVGCGWLHSADKNSFVAVARQLGFELNKDLPPWRERAYGNAFPQGERDDFMRAMEAFYERLWQAAQKGTDEPASLSLEPGNRWNPMIDAISTYINGCELEDMSTLDWDAYEDSELNWRVRRGYGALIAAYGAPCPVALNCNVTLIDHSAKRIRIETSQGTLAADKVIVTVPTNLIADQAIRFSPPLPAKIDAAAGLPLGLDDKVTLALDGAEAFPKEGNLRGATMRTGMGTYHIRPFGQPCIEGFFGGSFARQLEAAGEGAIAAHSIDEIAGFLGNDIRRKLKPLYESRWGHDPFARGSYSHALPGHAGDRAVLAEPVDGRLFFAGEATSPSFFTTAHGARDSGERAAKEALAALGKP; from the coding sequence ATGTCCTTGCCCTCCTCCGTCGACGTCGCGATCATCGGCGCCGGTGCCGCCGGCCTTGGCGCAGCACACGCGTTGGCGGGCTCCAGCCTCTGTGTGATCGTGCTGGAGGCACGCAACCGGCTTGGCGGCCGCGCCTGGACCGTGCAAGCCTCACCTGACGTGACCTTCGACGTCGGCTGCGGTTGGCTGCACTCCGCGGACAAGAACTCCTTCGTCGCCGTCGCAAGGCAACTCGGTTTCGAGCTCAACAAGGATCTGCCGCCCTGGCGCGAGCGCGCCTATGGCAATGCGTTTCCGCAAGGCGAGCGCGACGATTTCATGCGCGCGATGGAGGCCTTCTACGAGCGGCTCTGGCAGGCCGCGCAGAAAGGCACGGACGAGCCCGCGAGCCTGAGCCTCGAGCCCGGCAATCGCTGGAATCCGATGATCGACGCGATCTCGACCTACATCAACGGCTGCGAGCTCGAGGACATGTCGACGCTCGACTGGGACGCCTATGAGGACAGCGAACTCAACTGGCGCGTCCGCCGCGGCTACGGCGCGCTCATCGCGGCCTATGGCGCGCCATGCCCGGTGGCGCTGAACTGCAACGTCACGCTGATCGATCATTCAGCGAAGCGCATCCGCATCGAGACATCACAGGGCACGCTTGCTGCCGACAAGGTGATCGTCACCGTGCCGACCAATCTGATCGCCGACCAAGCGATCCGCTTCTCGCCGCCGCTCCCTGCCAAGATCGATGCCGCAGCCGGCCTGCCGCTCGGCCTCGACGACAAGGTGACGCTGGCGCTCGACGGCGCCGAAGCTTTCCCGAAAGAAGGGAACCTGCGCGGCGCCACCATGCGCACCGGGATGGGCACCTACCACATCCGCCCGTTCGGCCAGCCCTGCATCGAGGGCTTTTTCGGCGGCAGTTTTGCCCGCCAGCTGGAAGCCGCCGGCGAGGGTGCCATCGCCGCACACAGCATCGACGAGATCGCCGGCTTCCTCGGCAACGACATCCGCCGCAAGCTGAAGCCGCTGTATGAGTCACGCTGGGGGCATGATCCGTTTGCAAGAGGCTCGTACTCGCACGCGCTGCCCGGTCACGCCGGAGATCGCGCCGTACTGGCGGAGCCCGTGGACGGGCGACTGTTCTTTGCGGGAGAGGCGACCTCGCCGAGTTTCTTCACGACGGCGCACGGGGCACGGGACAGTGGGGAGCGGGCGGCGAAGGAAGCGCTGGCGGCTCTTGGCAAGCCGTAA
- the typA gene encoding translational GTPase TypA, which produces MNLRNVAIIAHVDHGKTTLVDKLLQQSGTFRENQKVTDRAMDSNDLERERGITILAKAASVQWKDTRVNIVDTPGHADFGGEVERILNMVDGALVLVDAAEGPLPQTKFVVSKALKVGLKPIVVINKVDRPDARPTEVINEVFDLFAALDASEEQLDFPILYGSAKQGWMAESPEGPQDKGMEPLFDLILRHVAPPTVEEGPFRMIGTILEANPYLGRIITGRISSGVLKPNQQVKVLHADGKLVETGRITKILAFRGLERTPLDEAEAGDIVAIAGLTKGTVADTFCDPTVEVPLPAQPIDPPTVSMSFIVNNSPLAGTEGDKVTSRMIRDRLLREAEGNVALRVVESADKDAMEVSGRGELQLAILIETMRREGFELSVSRPRVVYQKDEATGATMEPIEEVVIDVDEEHSGVVVQKMSERKSELIEMKPSGGNRQRLVFYAPTRGLIGYQGELLTDTRGTAIMNRLFHGYAPYKGEIQGRRNGVLISNDQGEAVAYAMFKLEDRGPMMIEPGWKVYKGMIVGEHTRDNDLEINVLKGKQLTNIRTTSKDEAVRLTPPIRMTLEKALAYIEDDELVEVTPKSIRLRKKHLDPNERKRAEKAKEAVA; this is translated from the coding sequence ATGAACCTTCGTAACGTCGCCATCATCGCCCACGTCGACCATGGCAAGACGACCCTCGTCGACAAGCTCCTCCAGCAGTCCGGCACGTTCCGCGAGAACCAGAAGGTGACGGATCGCGCCATGGACTCCAACGACCTGGAGCGCGAGCGCGGCATCACCATTCTGGCCAAGGCGGCCTCGGTGCAGTGGAAGGACACCCGCGTCAACATCGTCGACACCCCCGGCCACGCCGATTTCGGCGGTGAGGTCGAGCGAATCCTGAACATGGTGGACGGCGCGCTGGTGCTGGTGGACGCGGCCGAAGGCCCGCTGCCGCAGACCAAGTTCGTGGTCTCCAAGGCGCTCAAGGTCGGCCTCAAGCCGATCGTCGTCATCAACAAGGTCGATCGCCCCGACGCGCGCCCGACCGAAGTCATCAACGAGGTGTTCGACCTGTTCGCGGCGCTCGACGCCAGCGAGGAGCAGCTCGATTTCCCGATCCTCTACGGGTCGGCCAAGCAGGGCTGGATGGCCGAGAGCCCGGAGGGTCCGCAGGACAAGGGCATGGAGCCGCTGTTCGACCTGATCCTGCGTCACGTCGCACCGCCGACGGTCGAGGAAGGGCCGTTCCGGATGATCGGCACCATCCTGGAAGCCAATCCCTATCTCGGCCGCATCATCACCGGCCGCATCTCGTCCGGCGTCCTCAAGCCGAACCAGCAGGTCAAGGTGCTTCATGCCGACGGCAAGCTGGTCGAGACCGGGCGTATCACCAAGATCCTGGCATTCCGCGGTCTCGAGCGCACGCCGCTCGATGAAGCCGAAGCCGGCGACATCGTCGCCATTGCCGGCCTGACCAAAGGCACCGTCGCCGACACTTTCTGCGATCCCACCGTCGAGGTACCGCTGCCGGCGCAACCGATCGATCCGCCGACCGTGTCGATGTCGTTCATCGTCAACAACTCCCCGCTCGCCGGTACCGAAGGCGACAAGGTGACGAGCCGCATGATCCGCGACCGTCTCTTGCGTGAAGCCGAGGGCAACGTCGCGTTGCGCGTCGTCGAGTCCGCCGACAAGGATGCGATGGAAGTGTCCGGCCGCGGCGAATTGCAGCTCGCGATCCTGATCGAGACCATGCGTCGTGAGGGCTTTGAGCTCTCGGTGTCGCGCCCGCGCGTCGTGTACCAGAAGGACGAAGCGACCGGCGCCACCATGGAGCCGATCGAGGAGGTCGTGATCGACGTCGACGAGGAGCATTCCGGCGTCGTCGTGCAGAAGATGAGCGAGCGCAAGTCCGAGCTGATCGAGATGAAGCCTTCGGGCGGCAATCGTCAGCGCCTGGTGTTCTACGCGCCGACCCGCGGCCTGATCGGCTATCAGGGCGAACTGCTCACCGACACCCGCGGCACCGCGATCATGAACCGCCTGTTCCACGGCTATGCCCCGTACAAGGGCGAGATCCAGGGCCGCCGTAACGGCGTCTTGATCTCCAACGACCAGGGCGAGGCGGTGGCCTACGCCATGTTCAAGCTGGAAGACCGCGGCCCGATGATGATCGAGCCCGGCTGGAAGGTCTACAAGGGCATGATCGTCGGCGAGCACACCCGCGACAACGATCTCGAGATCAACGTGCTCAAGGGCAAGCAGCTCACCAACATCCGCACGACGTCGAAGGACGAAGCCGTGCGCCTGACCCCGCCGATCCGCATGACCCTCGAAAAGGCGCTCGCCTATATCGAGGACGACGAGCTCGTCGAGGTCACCCCGAAGTCGATCCGCCTGCGCAAGAAGCACCTCGACCCGAACGAACGCAAGCGCGCGGAAAAGGCCAAGGAAGCGGTGGCGTAA
- a CDS encoding Crp/Fnr family transcriptional regulator yields MDARISKTSEIESRPANNLLRRLNAPDYALLAPHFAVDEVGPNHLLYSPGDDVQVVHFPCGPSLATFLVPNEDGRDVETILVGREGAVGGIVSEGFLPAYTRICVKFGGPFARIHVGKLEAAKARSPSLRNIFARYADCMLAQIFQSTACNAIHSIEQRTAKWIIAAMERTGDESSVPLTHEQLATLLGVGRSYASRVLQSFKAEGVLDTRRGSILVRNHDGLRLRACLCNDAVKMHFEEVLRGVYPTEEPNHSSAQG; encoded by the coding sequence ATGGATGCGCGTATCAGCAAGACAAGCGAGATCGAGAGCCGCCCTGCCAACAATCTGCTTCGGCGGTTGAATGCGCCGGACTATGCGCTGCTCGCACCACATTTCGCCGTCGACGAGGTCGGCCCGAACCATCTGCTCTACAGTCCCGGCGACGATGTCCAGGTCGTGCACTTTCCGTGCGGGCCCTCGCTCGCGACGTTCCTCGTTCCGAACGAGGACGGCCGCGACGTCGAGACCATCCTGGTCGGCCGTGAGGGCGCGGTGGGCGGCATCGTCAGCGAAGGATTTCTGCCGGCCTATACCCGCATCTGCGTCAAGTTCGGCGGCCCGTTCGCGCGCATTCACGTCGGCAAGCTGGAAGCGGCGAAGGCGCGCTCGCCGTCACTGCGCAACATCTTCGCGCGCTATGCCGACTGCATGCTGGCGCAGATTTTCCAGTCGACCGCCTGCAACGCCATTCACTCGATCGAGCAGCGCACGGCGAAATGGATCATCGCGGCGATGGAGCGAACCGGCGACGAGAGCAGCGTGCCGTTGACGCATGAGCAGCTCGCCACGTTGCTCGGCGTGGGGCGCAGCTATGCCAGCCGCGTGCTGCAATCGTTCAAGGCCGAAGGCGTGCTCGACACGCGGCGCGGCTCGATCCTGGTCCGCAACCATGACGGCCTGCGCCTGCGCGCCTGCCTCTGCAACGACGCCGTCAAGATGCACTTCGAGGAGGTGCTGCGCGGGGTCTATCCGACAGAGGAGCCGAACCACAGCTCCGCGCAGGGCTAG
- a CDS encoding response regulator yields MIPAFPDGSAVSPADVLIVEDDPIIAIDFEDRLLGFGVSSVRTVGSVAQALNAITARAPDFALLDVELIREKSFAIAERLAALDIPFVFVTGYGAETSIPPEFAARPRLQKPCSSDALEAALQARGG; encoded by the coding sequence ATGATACCTGCTTTCCCCGACGGCTCAGCCGTCAGCCCTGCCGATGTGCTGATCGTCGAGGACGATCCGATCATCGCGATCGATTTCGAGGATCGCCTGCTCGGCTTTGGCGTGAGCAGCGTGCGCACGGTGGGCTCGGTGGCGCAGGCCCTGAACGCTATCACGGCACGCGCGCCCGACTTCGCGCTGCTCGATGTCGAGTTGATCCGCGAGAAGAGTTTTGCGATCGCCGAACGGCTTGCAGCCCTGGATATTCCCTTCGTCTTCGTCACCGGCTACGGCGCGGAGACGAGCATTCCGCCGGAGTTTGCCGCACGGCCACGGCTGCAAAAGCCCTGCTCCAGCGATGCGCTGGAGGCGGCGTTGCAGGCGCGCGGCGGCTAG
- a CDS encoding alkaline phosphatase: protein MKIKFSRRKFLTTGAGALGAIAMPHLSRAADRPMVTHGVQSGDVTVDGGVVWARTDRPAQMLVEVATTESFKDSRALPPIAALPESDFTAKMLVENLPGGQDIFYRVRFRDLSHTAIEGEPVVGRFRTAPADRRDVSFVWGGDVAGQGWGINPDDGGMLTFSAMRKHRPDFLLHSGDTIYADGVIPSEVKLADGKIWKNLTIPEKAKVAETLDEYRAAHKYNFTDDNVRAFNAEVPVFVQWDDHEVTNNWSLSKDLPATYKVRDIWLLAARASRAFHEMYPMRESINEPGRVYRKISYGPHLDVFVLDERSYRGPNGANLETEYGPASYFLGPEQMAWLKRELLNSRATWKVIASDMPLSILVYDDAANKKGSEAFAQSDGPPRGRELEIADILRFIKVAPIRNTVWLTADVHYAAAHYYDPNKAQFQDFEPFWEFVSGPLHAGTFGPNELDNTFGPEVRFVRAPGLDKQNLPPSAGMQFFGHVKIDGTSGQMTVTLRDRADVALWSTTLDPKLA from the coding sequence ATGAAGATCAAATTCTCCCGCCGCAAATTCCTCACCACCGGCGCCGGCGCACTCGGCGCGATCGCGATGCCGCATCTGTCGCGCGCCGCCGACCGGCCTATGGTCACCCACGGCGTGCAGTCCGGCGACGTCACCGTCGATGGCGGTGTGGTCTGGGCGCGCACCGACCGTCCCGCGCAGATGCTGGTCGAGGTGGCGACGACGGAATCGTTCAAGGACTCCCGTGCGCTGCCGCCGATCGCGGCGCTGCCCGAGAGCGACTTCACCGCGAAGATGCTGGTGGAGAATCTGCCCGGCGGACAGGACATCTTCTACCGCGTCCGCTTCCGCGATCTCTCCCATACTGCGATCGAAGGCGAGCCGGTGGTCGGCCGCTTCCGCACCGCGCCGGCCGACCGCCGCGACGTCAGCTTCGTCTGGGGCGGCGACGTCGCCGGCCAAGGCTGGGGCATCAATCCCGATGACGGCGGCATGCTCACCTTCTCAGCCATGCGCAAGCACCGGCCGGATTTCCTGCTGCACTCCGGCGACACCATCTACGCCGACGGCGTGATCCCTTCCGAGGTGAAGCTCGCAGACGGCAAGATCTGGAAGAACCTCACCATCCCCGAAAAGGCCAAGGTCGCCGAGACGCTGGACGAGTACCGCGCGGCGCACAAATACAATTTCACCGACGACAACGTCCGCGCCTTCAATGCCGAAGTGCCTGTTTTCGTGCAGTGGGACGATCACGAGGTGACCAACAACTGGTCGCTGTCGAAGGATCTGCCGGCGACCTACAAGGTGCGCGACATCTGGCTGCTCGCGGCGCGCGCGAGCCGCGCCTTCCACGAGATGTATCCGATGCGCGAGAGCATCAATGAGCCGGGCCGGGTCTATCGCAAAATCTCCTACGGCCCGCATCTCGACGTGTTCGTGCTCGACGAGCGCAGCTATCGCGGCCCGAACGGCGCCAATCTCGAAACCGAGTACGGCCCGGCCAGCTATTTCCTCGGGCCCGAGCAGATGGCCTGGCTGAAGCGCGAACTGCTCAATTCGCGCGCGACCTGGAAGGTGATCGCCTCCGACATGCCGCTCAGCATCCTCGTTTACGATGATGCCGCGAACAAGAAGGGTTCGGAAGCCTTCGCGCAAAGCGACGGCCCGCCCCGCGGCCGCGAACTCGAGATCGCCGACATCCTGCGCTTCATCAAGGTGGCGCCGATCAGGAACACGGTGTGGCTGACGGCGGACGTGCACTACGCCGCCGCGCATTATTACGATCCGAACAAGGCGCAATTCCAGGATTTCGAGCCGTTCTGGGAGTTCGTCTCGGGCCCGCTGCACGCCGGCACGTTCGGCCCGAACGAGCTCGACAACACGTTCGGCCCCGAGGTGCGCTTCGTCAGGGCACCCGGCCTCGACAAGCAGAACCTGCCGCCGTCAGCGGGCATGCAGTTCTTCGGTCACGTCAAGATCGACGGCACTTCCGGCCAGATGACAGTGACGCTGCGCGACCGCGCCGACGTCGCGCTGTGGTCGACCACGCTCGATCCGAAACTCGCCTGA
- a CDS encoding TAXI family TRAP transporter solute-binding subunit: MKLSLKRLFGRSMTGDLNLAETPPPRSPRSAARKTALVSLALVLAIIGALAGGYYFAMRPVTLKIAVGPANSDDLKVVQTLTQAFAQSKGSVRLRPIPTEGATASAGQLAEGKADLAIVRGDLDVPKNAQAVATLRKNVVVLWSVPGKGKKKGAKITKIAQLAGHRVGVVGKTQANVNLLKVILQQYGIDPAKVEIVQFPASEVVEAIKAQKADVYLAAGPVNSKITSDAITASARDGGTPTFLAIDSADAIAQNHPVYEASEIPAGTYGGSPDRPDDEVKTISFSHHIVARKGLSETTVAAFTRQLFAVRQQLLTDFPQAAKIETPDTDKDAVIPVHPGAAAFVDGEEKTFLDKYSDYIWWSLMALSATGSLGAWFAGYLKKDERDNNSHLRERLLDMLTAARKSETTDELDQMQAEADEILRDTLRCFDHGAIEEGALAAFNIALDQFHTAVADRKAVLSSLPQNLQRAGAQFRAAGNA, from the coding sequence ATGAAACTGAGCCTGAAGCGCCTGTTTGGGAGATCGATGACCGGGGACTTGAACCTGGCCGAGACGCCCCCTCCGCGTTCGCCGCGATCCGCGGCGCGGAAGACCGCGCTCGTGTCTCTGGCGCTGGTGCTCGCCATCATCGGCGCGCTCGCCGGCGGCTACTATTTCGCGATGCGACCGGTCACGCTGAAGATCGCGGTCGGCCCAGCCAACAGCGACGATCTCAAAGTCGTGCAGACACTGACGCAGGCCTTCGCGCAGAGCAAAGGCTCCGTGCGGCTGCGCCCGATCCCGACCGAGGGCGCCACCGCCAGCGCGGGCCAGCTCGCCGAAGGCAAGGCGGATCTTGCCATCGTGCGCGGCGATCTCGACGTTCCCAAGAACGCGCAGGCCGTTGCGACGCTGCGCAAGAACGTCGTGGTGCTGTGGTCGGTGCCGGGCAAGGGCAAGAAGAAGGGCGCGAAGATCACCAAGATCGCACAGCTCGCCGGCCACCGCGTCGGCGTGGTCGGCAAGACGCAGGCCAACGTCAATCTGCTGAAAGTGATCCTGCAGCAATACGGCATCGATCCCGCCAAGGTCGAGATCGTGCAATTCCCGGCAAGCGAGGTCGTGGAAGCGATCAAAGCCCAGAAGGCCGACGTCTATCTCGCGGCCGGCCCAGTCAACAGCAAGATCACATCGGATGCGATTACGGCCTCCGCCAGGGACGGCGGCACGCCGACCTTCCTCGCGATCGATTCGGCGGATGCGATCGCGCAGAATCATCCGGTCTATGAAGCCTCGGAAATTCCCGCCGGCACCTATGGCGGCTCGCCCGATCGTCCCGACGACGAGGTCAAGACCATCAGCTTCTCGCATCACATCGTGGCGCGCAAAGGCCTTTCAGAGACCACGGTCGCGGCCTTCACCCGGCAGCTCTTCGCCGTGCGCCAGCAATTGCTTACCGACTTCCCGCAGGCCGCGAAGATCGAAACGCCCGACACCGACAAGGACGCGGTGATCCCCGTGCATCCGGGCGCTGCCGCCTTCGTCGACGGCGAGGAGAAGACCTTCCTCGACAAGTACAGCGATTACATCTGGTGGAGCCTGATGGCGCTCTCGGCCACGGGCTCGCTCGGCGCCTGGTTCGCGGGCTACCTCAAAAAGGACGAGCGCGACAACAACAGCCATCTGCGCGAGCGTCTGCTCGACATGCTCACCGCAGCCCGGAAGAGCGAGACGACCGACGAGCTCGACCAGATGCAGGCCGAGGCCGACGAGATCCTGCGCGACACGCTGCGCTGCTTCGATCACGGTGCCATCGAGGAAGGCGCACTGGCGGCCTTCAACATCGCGCTCGACCAATTCCACACCGCGGTCGCCGACCGCAAGGCGGTGCTGTCCAGCCTGCCGCAGAACCTGCAGCGCGCCGGCGCGCAATTCCGAGCCGCCGGCAACGCATAA
- a CDS encoding 4a-hydroxytetrahydrobiopterin dehydratase: MAERLAADARKQALGGIPGWTEVQGRDAIGKTFVFKDFNEAFGFMTRAALIAEKMDHHPEWRNVYKTVEVVLSTHDAGGVTRLDVELASAMNAIAKLTSG, translated from the coding sequence ATGGCAGAGCGATTGGCGGCGGACGCACGCAAGCAGGCGCTGGGCGGTATCCCGGGCTGGACCGAGGTCCAGGGCCGCGACGCCATCGGGAAAACCTTTGTCTTCAAGGATTTCAACGAGGCCTTCGGCTTCATGACCCGCGCGGCGCTGATCGCTGAAAAAATGGATCATCACCCGGAATGGCGCAACGTTTACAAGACGGTGGAGGTGGTGCTCTCGACCCACGACGCCGGCGGCGTCACCAGGCTCGACGTCGAGCTTGCGAGCGCGATGAACGCCATCGCCAAGCTTACATCGGGCTGA
- a CDS encoding YkvA family protein, whose product MAAEHGVGFEPADRLAEDRDSARRRFWRKLKRVAAHLPFTEDLLAAYYCAFDRQTPRHVQASLLGAIAYFILPFDFIPDVMPVLGFTDDAAILATAIRMVASHITSEHREAARAALTRGVDEAEE is encoded by the coding sequence ATGGCTGCCGAACACGGCGTCGGCTTCGAGCCGGCCGATCGGCTCGCGGAAGATCGTGACAGCGCGCGCCGCCGCTTCTGGCGCAAGCTGAAGCGCGTCGCCGCGCATCTGCCGTTCACCGAGGATCTGCTCGCGGCCTATTACTGCGCCTTCGACCGGCAGACGCCGCGCCATGTCCAGGCGTCGCTGTTGGGGGCGATCGCCTATTTCATCCTGCCGTTCGACTTCATTCCCGACGTGATGCCAGTGCTCGGCTTCACCGATGACGCCGCGATTCTCGCCACTGCCATTCGCATGGTCGCCAGCCACATCACCTCGGAGCACCGCGAAGCCGCGCGTGCCGCGCTGACGCGCGGCGTGGATGAGGCGGAGGAATAG